The following DNA comes from Pseudopipra pipra isolate bDixPip1 chromosome 14, bDixPip1.hap1, whole genome shotgun sequence.
AAGTTTGCaacaggtttttaaaatatgttactGTCCCTTCCACATTTCCTTCTAGGGTGTAACTGCTACTGAAGTAAAGATTTGAAAGGAGGCCTGATGACAACAAAAGCAAACTTCCCTGTGACAGCAGGATCTGTAGTTGTCCCTTATGGTCATGTAATTGGAAATGAGAAGTGGAGAGGGTCAGAGGTAGGCCAAAGGCTACAAGGTAAGCACAAACAAATTGGAAGAGGACAAACAGTTCTGACAAAGCATTGCCCATCTATCACCCAGTAGTGTTAAGAATGGCTGGAATATGCATTAATCTGTGTCTGACTGGTCCCAGATTTGTGGTCCgttttttttactgaagaatCCTGTGATATATCTGTGTGATCAGCTCTGTCATGTGCTCATGGGTGCAGAGCActgaagagaagcagcagaatcTGCTCTTGTGGGGCTTTGTGGTTGTGCATCTCCACTAGACATGGATACTGAACCTGTGCTGTCATCTCTTGGCACAGCAAACTAAACCAGGATGATCCTCCCAGAAAAGTGTGTGATATTTTTGTTCAAGCTCAGAGTTTACTGAGCagctacagcacttacagatCTGGAGTGCTATTAATTGGCATTACCAAAGTACATCACACAGTGCTTTGGACTGCTTGTCTCAGTTTTACTTAAGGAGAAGAAAGGCTTTTACAGAATATAAAGTTCATTGTGAGGTCACTAGGATTATTGACACATCAGGAAGGTTGTGCTGTCCAGTAATTGTTATAGTAGTTGTATAGTATATATACTATAAATATACTACATAAAAATATAGTATATATTTCATATTATATATactaatatatatttatatgttatatattagtatatatttgtatttatagtgtatatatataactatagtatataatttttttattgttatatatatatatatatcagtaattgtttgtttttaaccaCTGTATTTTTCCTTACAACAATCTCACCTTAAGGGAAAGTCAGACTCATCTTTGAAGATGGCTTGGGACTGGTGGACTTTCATCTTTCCAACAGAACttgcattttatatatttctgaaGCAGATTTGGTTGCAGGGGATGAATTCAAACGAAGATTGGTGAGGTTTAGAAATGTAAGTGCTAAATAAAAAGGTTTCAGTTGATATTTGTTTATTCTGTGCTTCTGAAAACATCCTCCTTGTGTTATTTTTACATTCTAGCTGAACTTTTAAGATAGTTTCCACCAGAAAACTGAATCATTTTGAAGCTGTGTGATGGTGCTGCATTAAACCTCAGTAATGCTGCTGCaacttctgttcttcctctgATTTGCCATCAGGCAGCTCATACGTGAAAGAATTTCACTCTGTTATGTTGCATCAGCTTGTCATTAACAaggtcttttcttcttttttccctttcaataCAGGCCAGCAATCTCAGGGGACTTGTAATTGTAGAGAAAACCCAAATAAGTGATCAGTACTTCTCAGCAGTACAAAAACTCGTTGTACTCGAACTTGGAATGGTGTTGCTTCCTGTGGCAAATCAAGGAGAAGCTGCTCAGCTCATTGTTCAGCTGGTGAGTGTCTGTGTTAGTgggcaaatatttttaaaatgtggggCATGTGGGAAAGCTCTCAATCTGGGATAGCTGGGATCTTAAAGGAGCACAACATTGTTTGAATGTAAGGAATATACCTCCTGCAACAGTGATATGGGAGTATAGCTCAGTGGGAAGAGGGCTCCTTTGGGAacaagaaacaaggaaaaaaaggttgaaCAATATGATCCTGGTTTTCATGTGATCTTGCACCGAGGTACCACTAGATAGCATTAGGCAACCTCACTTAAGTTCTCTGTCAAAACCAACTTGAGATTTTGCTTTCTCTAAGGCTAAGGAAATTGTTCTTATATTGTTTAGCCTTTCTCTGCATcaaaaagatgacaaaaatcATTGTTTTCATTAAGAAACCGTTCCCTAGTGAGACTTTGTGGAACTGCATCAAAATCAGGGCACACACAGAAGCAGGGAGCTCGTTTCTAAAACTTCCCGGTGATTGCCCTGACCGGCTTTGCCATGAAAGAACCAACTTTAaaggctgagagcagagctcctgctcgGTTGGCTCACGGCTGTGCTTGGCTGCAGGTGCGGGAGCAGAGCCGGGATCAGGGCACCAACCCCTTCCTGCGCAAGCAGCGACCTCAGCTGGCAGAGCCAGCGCTGTTCCAGACAGCGCAGCACATCCCGGGAGTCGGGAAAACAAAAGCTCTGCTTCTCCTGCAGCACTTTGGGAGCATCCACCGGCTTTGTAACGCGTCCATCAGCGAGCTGGAGCAAGTAGTTGGACAAACAGCAGCACAACAAATTCAtgcctttctctgttcctgacAGGCTATTTTGCAAAGACAGACTTTttgtatgggttttttttcttgtgaataATAAACTTTTGGTTTTAATAATCACGTATTGTGGTAGTTTTTATAATCATGGCTGGCAACTACTGGAGGGTGCTAACTAATTGTTACAAATattcctctgctctgagcaAGAACATAAGGCACATACTAATTTCCCTGCAAGTTGGCTACCACTCAGTGTAGAACGAGTCTTTAGTTAgctgacagaaaacagagaagttTTGACTTGAATTGGagtgttttaaatttaaaaagaccCTCAGCCCAACCTTTCCCCAAGGACTGTGATGatgggaggaggaaggcagtTAATGATGCAGCTAAGAGGGAAAATATCTGCAAGAGGACTGGAACAGTGAGAGCATTCAGGTGACTTTGCTAAAGATTTTGTTACTTGGAGAGCCATTTCAGCCCCACAGGCTAAGTGAATCTCTTGTGTATGGAATATCAGTATCTGCCCACTGGTGCTTGGGTGTGTAAAAGCAGCCCAACTACAAATACATGGGAAAGAGTATTAAGTTTTTTATGTAACCTTTATAGGGAAACTcttgaaatatatttatattctttGTAAGGAAGCCACTTTTAAACTCTTAACTGTCCAGTATAAACTGTCCAGTATAAACTTTTAAGAAAGTTTCTTAGATATTTGTAGGCAACATCACAGAAACACACGAGGCACAGCAACAGTAAAGAGCAAAAACCTGTAAATTAATGCTGTATCATTCAAAAAGCTACTACTAAGTGACAgcatctgatttttattcttaaataaaTGTCATCAAGATATTTACAC
Coding sequences within:
- the FAAP24 gene encoding Fanconi anemia core complex-associated protein 24, whose protein sequence is MTTKANFPVTAGSVVVPYGHVIGNEKWRGSEVGQRLQGKVRLIFEDGLGLVDFHLSNRTCILYISEADLVAGDEFKRRLVRFRNASNLRGLVIVEKTQISDQYFSAVQKLVVLELGMVLLPVANQGEAAQLIVQLVREQSRDQGTNPFLRKQRPQLAEPALFQTAQHIPGVGKTKALLLLQHFGSIHRLCNASISELEQVVGQTAAQQIHAFLCS